Within the Eucalyptus grandis isolate ANBG69807.140 chromosome 1, ASM1654582v1, whole genome shotgun sequence genome, the region AGGGAAACGATAAGAATATGTTCTTTGGAGGAATAGGTACAAGCCAGGGACATGAAAATCAAAGCAGGGCTTATATTGACAAACCTAAAGTATCGACAATGTATATGTTTGTGCCTGGTTCAAGCTTTTCACGCTGAGATCTCAAAGATACATTATGTCCTCCTTTCTTCAATTCCTGCATACAAGCTAATGCATTAATCATGGCCACACAAAAGGGaccaaaaaaaatcttcataGCACCCTATTAATATCAAGAAAGCCAAGAAAGGCTGCACTGGAAATGAATAGTGGGATTGGATATATTTTACTTTACTATATTAACAAAACTACCTTAGAAAACTTATCCACTATTTAATGAAATGGGTTAACATCAGAACGTACTTGATATATCTCTCGTCCATGTTCTGGATATCGAGGAACGATAATAGTGACCACGTCATGGTGCATTTGCATGAGATGTTGGTGAATCCCTAGCATTACTGTAAACAGTATCTACTATAAGCACATAAACACAGGAACGTGGTGCCACAAATCATTTAACTTCCAGACACTTGCTCTGGTAAAAGCTTCAATTGAAGCTAGTTCGATTATGTCCTTAATGAAACAAGAAAGTCAATGAAACAAAAACTGCATGGCCAAAGGTTATTCTTCTATATGAGGAAAGGGGGAAAAGACAGTCTATCTACCTAAGGGTAAGCAAAGATCAAATCTGCAGTTATTCAACTTCAAGgaatgataaattattatttagaaGGTGTGAGATTTTTGTGAGACTGTTGCCAACCATTCTACAATATATTCTAACACTCTCCCTCATGCTTAGtgtagttcttttctttttatttttttgcctagtactaagcgtGGACTTTTTTAATTGGGAAGGCAAATGGAGTCTGGAAAGATTTAAATTTAGGACCTCTAGCTCTGATATGGTGTTAGGTGGCTTTGGGCCTCTCACACCCCAAAAGCTAGCTCAAAAGGTAAAGCTTTCCTCATACTTATAAACCAACTACTAGCCCTTTCCACAACCAATATAGGACAATCTCGACAATCTCCCCCTCACACATCGGGTCTTGGGTTGAAGGTGCAGTAATCTGTAAGTCTCTCATCTGACTATTAGGTTCAGACTTGTTGGCAAGTCGGGCTTTGATAAGGGTGAAATTTTCTCTCACACTTATAAACCGACTATTGGCCTTTCCACAACCAATATGGGACAACCTCAACAAtaagaagaacaagagaaaagTATTGTTGAGCAGTGCTTGATTGTGTGAAGCTTCTACAAGGATAATCACATTGATTACCATTTGATGAAccttaataatgaaaaaaagcaGAGTAATTCTGGTCAACAGTTGTGCAAAAGCATTAGCTTAGAGAGTATTAGAGCAAACGAATTGAATCAGCACACTAAAACTTGCTGAAATTTGCAATGTAGAAAGGAATGATAAGCATGATAAACATCTTACCTTCTTCTTCACCCCTGTGTATAGAAGAAGCCATCCAAACCTTCTTGTGGGCTAATTGTGCCTTCAGACCTTCAAATTTCACACCTTCTCTAGAAGAATAACATTCTCCAACAGCTGGGGAGAGAACAACAAACACCAGGCATAACAACTGACGAGTCCGCACAATACTTGTTAAAATTAATTCACAGTAACCTCTTATATAATGTAGTCAATAactacaaaacacaaaccataCATATGCAACCTCCAAATGCAGCAATTCTAACATGAATACACAATATTTACAAGCTTACCATATTTTAAATCCCCAGAAAAGTTGATCACAAGGGGTGGGGCTTGCAATAGTTGAAAGTGAATGGCCTGCACATTGCTCTGTAGCAGGAAATGGGGTCAGAAAGAGTCAGATAAATGGCAAGAGGCTCGAACAAGCATGACGCAAGAAGGCAGAAGTATACCAATGGAATTATCAAAGAAAACTTTGATAGCATGAGTGACATGAGAGGAAGCAGAAATGGTCTTGACCAACGCTCAAATGATTTGGCAGACATCCTGGCATTTAGCAACGCCAATGCAACCTGATAATATACAGAGAATGCCAAACATGACATTCAAAACGCAGTTTCTCCTCAAACTACGGATTACGGCGACAAAATCATGCATGGTTTCTGATCTTCTTGAAGAGAAATGTTGCAAAAATAAGACATACACGAACCTTCATAAAGAATGATGACGACACTTACACCATTTTCTGAAGCACCAACAATAAGATTTGGCCACAATTCACTCTCCACTATCATGATAGCACTGGGTTTCCAATATCCAAAAAAAGCATTGATTGCAGCAGGGGTATCAAGAGGGGCAAGCTGTTAGTCCAAGAGAGGCAACCGTCAGAGTATTATTAGCATGTATCTCCATATAACAGAACAAGAATAATGCCTAACAGATCAACATCTAGGCTACAAAATGAGTGGTGACCATGAACTGCCTTGGAGAGCATTACATAGAAGCAGGTAAATAGCACGTAAGGTGCATATATAATAAAGCCTTCACAAAAATGAGACGACAAGTTGATGTTCTCACTTCAGAGGGTTCTGGAGTTCTCATTTGCCAGGAAGCCCTAGATAAAATTCTTATATTACTATACCTAAATCATATGAACACAAAGAACTCCAACCTACAAATCAATCTATCTGGCCCTGCAATTTGCTGAAACAATAACAAGTGCAAAGAACTATACCACCTAAAAATCACTCTGGTGAGCACTAAACTTAGCACAGATGCTAAATCATGGCAATATGGATGACATAATTAATGGAACTCTCAAGTATGACAACATATAAAGCAGACGTATAGTGAAGCTACACGCATCATTATAAAAAGCTCTCATTGAACCAATGTTGATGTTCTTTGCTCCACTTCCACAAAATGGAAGAGCTTTTTGACCTCGGTGACTACTTGGATTCTCTGCTGGCAATACTTCTGGAAACAATCAATTCTACTTTATCTACACAGGATGGCCTGCGATAAATACCTGATGCACGACCCCGCTTGGCAGCTGATCCTCTAGTACTTCACTGCACAAGAACTTGAAAGAAAACCAATTAGCTAACAAAAATGCTCAGTATAAAGGGAAAATGACTTTCTAACGTGGCAATTCTGGGCTATGACTCTTTTAATGATATTAGttcatgcaaaaaaataaaaataaaataaaacgagGACTTCAAATTGAGCAAAGAATTATACTAAAGGCCATCATCTGATCAAAATGCAAGAATCCACCAGGACGAGTCTAGCTCTCTAGCGTCAGCTTAAAAATTGGAAAGGGAGACCAGGGTCTGTCTTACAATGCAGACATTTTTGCCGTGGTTAGCAAAATGTTGACTTCAGGTCTCTTCTGCAAACAGTGCTTGATAACAGGAATTGCTGCCATTGCTTCACCTGATTAAGTTTATTACAAAACAAAGGCTTAGCAAATGACAGAAGCAAAATCAGCAGTAAGTGATTATGGGTAACTCCAAATGCTCCCAGAAGTGgacaaaaaattctgaaaaatgaaactaattttgtctcaattttgccaaaaacttgCCAAAGGCACATCCAGATTCTTTTGTCACACCGGGGGACAGTTTGGAATTAGCCTTGACTATGAGGATGCAACAGACTTAACACATTGGATTGATGGAGCTACCCATTTTGGATGGCATAAAATGTATCTGCCAATCATAGATTTATGCACACCATCCTGTCTGCTCACATTTGTGAATACAATGACAAATCCAAAAGGAGCAAGGAACTTAACGACGTGCTCGGGTTTTAGctcttcaattttcatttttactgGAAATCTTCTACTCTGAATGGCCATGTAACGCAAACCAGGTCTTCCACATCGCAGGCACTTTCGACACTAGACGTTTCCACTCTCACGTTGGTTCAACATAAAACACcactcaaaaacaaaaatatcttCACGGGGTCACGGTTCTTCGTCATTCcaatcaaaatatattttcattcgaGTTCTCCGATAACATATATCTTTATCTCTTCTGCCCATCAAAAGACTGTCGTGTCAACTGAAAACTGGAAAGCAAAACTAGAACTACCCAATGAACGCATTGCACAACCGAGCAAGCTCGCCATCCTTCATTCCCCGGCAGCAAGAACAGCTAAATGGCGATCGTTCAGCTAAAGCAGCTCGCCAGTTAAGGCAAGAAACCGACTCTACTCGCCCGCGTATCGCGTGGCTAACACAACCGCGACCGAGCCGGTTTTCAGCAGCCGGCGGTTCGATTCGGAAGGAGGCATCAACAGCGAAGCAAAACGCTAGACCGATAATGGGAATGGAAGAGCGAGAGGAAGAGACGGGGGGAACCTAAAGAGACGGCGTGGAACCAGAGGAGCGGGCCGGGCGGGCGGGGGAGGGAGGCCCGGCCGAGGCGCTCGGCCCAGCGGAGCGGCGGGTCGAGGCCCCGGGCGGCTCGCCACTGCAGGTGGAGGCGGAGCAGCGGGGAGAGGCCGGAGGTGAGCGCCCTGTACGCCCTGTACGCCATCGTTCCCGCCGTGCTCGCCATGTGCGGCCGCGACGCGAGCGAAATTGCGAAGAAGAAGCTGCCGAGAGAGAGCGCCGCAAGAAGGCGCTTCGCCAATTAATCTCTGACGCCCCGCCGGCCATTTCGGGCGAcggtgggcggcggcggcggccgaggaGGGCCTCCcttaggttttttctttttctaatttaaattttttgtgttttattttttacaagAGAAACatttagtcttaattaattttggtagaaGAAACTGGCATTATCATCAAAACaacatcttttcaaaatttatattttaaggaaaaagatcacaaaaaatctcaaattttgctcCAAGTAACACGTTTActctaaacaaaaatttgtgactttaaaaactcaaaacttttcaaactgtgacatatttactccataaatggcatttttgtctttttatatgtttttcatttttcttttttacggagggaagaagaagccGGCGTTCGGCGAGGGCTACCCTCGCtagcgtcgggcgagggtcaccctcgccgAGGCTAGCGAGGGGGCCCTCACGGTGTTGAGCGAGGCGGCCCTCGGCTAGGTGGGCAAGGGCCTCCCTCACCCGATCGAGCGAGGGTTGCCTTGCCCGAGGTCGGCGAGCGAGGATAGCCCTCGCGGGCGGACGAGGGCCTAGCGAGGGATGCCCTCACCGGACTCAAGCGAGGGGTGCCCtcctgcgtcgggcgaggacggccctcgtcAAATCCGGGCAAGGGCGCGAGGGAGGCCCTTGCCCGACCTAGccgagggccgccctcacccGAGGGTGGCCCTAGCCAACCTAGGCAAGAGTGACCCTTGCTTGACGCCGGCGAGGACGGCTCTCGCCGGACGCCGacggaaggaagagaaaagaaaaaaaaataaaaataaaaaataaaaagtaagaaGACCAAAATACCCtataatttaaggtaaatgtgtcacacgacgaagtttatgattttttgtgccataaaaaaagtttgagataagTATGTCATGGTTAATAAAATTCAATGTTTttacatcataaaaaaaaaagtttgggataaatctGTCATTTTGAGCAAAGTTTGGGACTTTTCGTaatcttttcccttttattatTGTTGGTTGATAGAGAAAAAGTGATACCGGTATTGGAAGGACTTTGAAAAGTGTTCAAATTAATCGCTCACTTCCTTAAGACTTCGTATGTACCTATCCCaataattaaggaaaattacccaaaacATCCCGAAATGATTGTTTAACAGTTAACTTAATTCTAAACTTCTTCgagatttgccaatataattaTTCTGAcagatttgattaaaatttgataaaatggaCTCCAGATCGTCTTATGTAATAAAATCAATGTttatatgaacaatttttacaagttttgcaaattctttcttttaaaaaaaaaaatccttattaATTGCACCCGTCAACCACTAGACACTGGCTCAAGGCAAGGGGCGCAACCCCTAGTCAAAGCTTTGTGACTTTCACCCAATGGCTAGTGACGAAGttcgaaagaaaagaaaaaaaaatcataagaaattgCTCCAACATCATCCATATCACATAAGATGACTAGCGTTTGTCTTCAAATTCAAAGGAATTTATtagtaaatcatcaaaaaattgatattaaattaGTCAGATTGAACGATCTAAGAATGAATTAATTGTAGTACAAGAAGTTTAAGACTTTCTCGGTCATAGTCCCATGAGCATCCCCAATAATTAAGTGAGGACATCCTTAAAACCTAAAGGATACGCAACAATTTTAAATAGAAACCGTTCCGGAGCACGCTACAAAATCCTACAATAGGGTCTAGGAAATAAATCCAAAAACAATTGGATGGGTTAGGGATTGACCTCGTGTCATCTCATCGCATCAAAATCCTGCAGTGTACGCAACGTAGACTGCAGTCTACCGCATGGTAAAAGAAGCACCTTTTGCAAGAGAACGTCAGGATGAGCTTGCAGATTACCGCATGGCAAGTGAATATGGTCATGCAGCACCTGCGTTAGCTATCAATCTGCGTCCCCAACTAGAGAAAAATCAGCGAGAGTAACTACCGGCACGAGCCGAAAGGACGAGATAAACAAGCCAACTATGGAAAAACTACTTTACAGGGATTAAGATCTAGGTTTACATTTGCAAGTAACCGGAAAGCTATGTACCGGAGCACGACCCATAAGCTATGCCTGCATTCTAGCCATATAACTCCTACGTTCTACTTCTATCCAACGCTATTTTACACATTCTATAAGAGAGATACAGAATGCCTTCCACCAGGATCCAAGCCGCACAGCATGCACTTTGATTTCATGGTACCGACTGCGCTTTCTACTCATATTCCACATCATGAAACCTAGAGTTACCAGCTCACAGATGAAACGAATGCTTGCGTCCAAAGTCCATTCCAGGCCACAAGTTTGACTACTGACTAAGAGAAAAATCAGTTTTCCAGACTTGAAGAAGTACCTCCAGAGTCAGATTAATCGCTTCTGTATATCCCAGAGCTGCAAACCCAGATTGAAAACCTCAGTCCAACTCAAGAAAGACAGTTCGTGAGATGCACAGCTAGATGGCTCCTTGTTTGTCTGAATCCCCTCTCCATGATGGCAATGGAAATTTTTTGATTTAGTATACACTCAATCTAGCTCGTCTGTTAGTTAATCAAGACCTAAATTACATCGAGAGCCATCTCATTCATTTTAACTAAGTAATCATTGGAAGCTCTCTGTGCAGGGAAGCTGGCCAAAGACCTTCCGTTCATTTCTCCACTGATTCTGGAGAGATAGTTGAGACCAACAAGCAGCTCGACAATAGCAGTTTCAGTTTTTGCTTGATTGGCAAAGAAGAGAGTCTGAACTAGATGTACATTTGTTCCCGAGACCTCATGCTGCTTCTCAATGTTTCGCTCAGACTGCCACTTAATCGTGTTATGAGCAAGAGGAGCCAGCCATTCCAACATCTGTGCGACAGATAAATTCCATTGAGCCGCAAGGGAAGCATCATAGATCGATGAAGCAAAACTTCTAGCATAAGACCTCAGCCTGGCCCTCAGCACAGTTCTTAAGGAACTAGATAACATATTGTACAAGTCATCTCTTGCGTCAAGGCTGATCAAGTGCGGAGCAGAAGCAAGCTTCTCAATGAGTATTATCAGTCTTGCATAGTGGAAAGCTAAAGCagcatctccaagagaacatgTTGGGGCAGAGATTGATCCGCTCCTTGAATAGAGAAGGGTAAGTTTTGAATAAACTTTGCTGCTTTGAGGCTGAAAATTCCTATCAGAACAGCCCATCTTCTCAATGTCATCTTTGCAGACACCGCTTACCCTCATGGAGCCTCCAAATGCCACTCGATGCCTTTCAATAACCGGCGAATTGCTTCCGCCATTCATGCATCCTTTAAAAGGTCCAACAGGAgccaatttttttgatttagaATGCAAGAAATTTGCGTGAATGGATCCAGACCGATGATGAGCTAGATGTTTCTTCCTGCTAACAGATGTCAGCACTGACTTTGATGAAGACAACCCAAGCGGCCCTGAATAGAACCCACATAGATTGTCCTCAGATGGATAGACTGGAGAGTGCATTATAGCAGAAAACGACTGCGTCCGAGAAACACCATTAGAATTCACCCCGTTATGATCACTCGCCTCAGCAGAAGACACTTGACCATTCCCAAATACATTCTTAATCCTCTCTATCAATGTGAAAAGTGATCTTGCTAGAAGCCGGACTACGTAATCATGAGTTTTGGTCCATGGAGACAGTTCCTGCAGACTCTTCACTTCCTGACGCTGCCACATTACCTTCTGCTGAAATTCAAGTAGCTTCACCTGATCAGTCTCGGTATTGGCACGCATTGTCCTAAGAGTTTGTTCAAGCTCTACCAGCACATCTTGCTCTTGTGCGAACTGCAGCATTATCGCAACAAACCCTtccatcttcttcactttccgGTCCATCTTTTTCGACTTATATTGCCATCCAGACCATTCAAGTTCGTATTGTACAGGATCATTGAGGAAAAGCTCAAGCCGATGAAACACGGGATCAGTACATCGCATCCCCAGCCTGACCACCGCCCTCGCTATGTACACCAACTCATCCATCATCTCGCTCAAAGCAAGATCCATGAGGTAATCTTCATCCTCCGATACGAGGTGCCTAAGCCCAATCGAGCACTGAACCTCCTCTTTCAACCTGCGGAACTCTCTGTCAGtcaaagaatgccataatttgACCACCTTCGACATCATGCTCACAACCTCAAAAGCCACTATCCCAACGACTGCCTTCTCCGGCTCTGATGTCTTATTCCTCGACGCCCGCCACAAACTACTAAACCAAGAGTCATTCCGCCTCTGGCCACCCATTGGCCACCACTCAATGAGAAAACTGGGTTTCCAACAAACACCAAATCAAAAGACCTTCATACCTGGCAAAGATGCAAAACTAACTAAAATTAGACAACCATCCAGACCGTTACTTAAACCCCAAATTGATCCACACATGGCATTAAGATGGCTAAGCTAAATACAATCACTCAAAATTGAGGCAGTGAACACTGTACGCCTACAGATTACAACAGTCACAGGAGCACACACCAGCTCTCGAATCTTGCCGACAGCTAAATTGACGCAGATTGGCGAAATTGCGGAACAAGAAATTTAATGAattcttttctcctttcatcaagaaaaatcaagaaaagggaGCGCAAGAAAAAAGCCGATTTTGTTGGGACAAAAATCCAATATTTTGACGTGAGAGCCACAAATCTCCACAGCAGGCGAGTAAAAGGTACGGACTTTTCGCGCCCTCCCGACATCTTCCGTCCCACTTTCAAGTCAACCAAAACACGACCTCGCTCCCCAACCCTCTCCACAAGCAAAATTCCCGACAAACCCGCAAGAGCCATGCGCAGAACCATCGACACAAAGCACGCGAAATTGCACGACTTGCAACCTACCCAATTCCCACGGGACAAAGAGGAAACGTGGGTTAAAACGAGCTCGACCAGCAGGAACTCACCTGCGACTTCACGAAACCCTCGAATGCGGATCTACCCAGAGCGACATTCCGCGGCCGGGGGATGGAGAGAGAGCGCGTGGGGCTCACCGCGCGCGCGGCCCGGTTCAAATTAGCGAACGGCCCCGAACCCAGAAGGagagcgaaagagagagagagacggggaACGGTCCAAAATGGGTCGAACCGAGGGCGAGGCGGGGCGGTAGGAGGGGATCTTTCGGGCAATGTTCGGGTCCTGACGCCCTCCGGATCTCGCGGTATAAATGCTCGACAAGCCCACTACGACAAGCAAAGCTCTCTCCCCTCGCTCGT harbors:
- the LOC104438606 gene encoding probable 3-deoxy-D-manno-octulosonic acid transferase, mitochondrial, yielding MASTAGTMAYRAYRALTSGLSPLLRLHLQWRAARGLDPPLRWAERLGRASLPRPPGPLLWFHAVSLGEAMAAIPVIKHCLQKRPEVNILLTTAKMSAFEVLEDQLPSGVVHQLAPLDTPAAINAFFGYWKPSAIMIVESELWPNLIVGASENGVALALLNARMSAKSFERWSRPFLLPLMSLMLSKFSLIIPLSNVQAIHFQLLQAPPLVINFSGDLKYAVGECYSSREGVKFEGLKAQLAHKKVWMASSIHRGEEEVMLGIHQHLMQMHHDVVTIIVPRYPEHGREIYQELKKGGHNVSLRSQREKLEPGTNIYIVDTLGELRHLYRLTPVAVIGGSFVPGLAGHNMSEAAAAGCAILTGLHVGHFSHMVFQMQKVNPLSVLQVSGRDELVRVIHKLFTDAQVLKEHQVAARQAFNALSGGVVGKVWNLIEFHVLRQCLC
- the LOC120285879 gene encoding protein PSK SIMULATOR 1-like, with product MGGQRRNDSWFSSLWRASRNKTSEPEKAVVGIVAFEVVSMMSKVVKLWHSLTDREFRRLKEEVQCSIGLRHLVSEDEDYLMDLALSEMMDELVYIARAVVRLGMRCTDPVFHRLELFLNDPVQYELEWSGWQYKSKKMDRKVKKMEGFVAIMLQFAQEQDVLVELEQTLRTMRANTETDQVKLLEFQQKVMWQRQEVKSLQELSPWTKTHDYVVRLLARSLFTLIERIKNVFGNGQVSSAEASDHNGVNSNGVSRTQSFSAIMHSPVYPSEDNLCGFYSGPLGLSSSKSVLTSVSRKKHLAHHRSGSIHANFLHSKSKKLAPVGPFKGCMNGGSNSPVIERHRVAFGGSMRVSGVCKDDIEKMGCSDRNFQPQSSKVYSKLTLLYSRSGSISAPTCSLGDAALAFHYARLIILIEKLASAPHLISLDARDDLYNMLSSSLRTVLRARLRSYARSFASSIYDASLAAQWNLSVAQMLEWLAPLAHNTIKWQSERNIEKQHEVSGTNVHLVQTLFFANQAKTETAIVELLVGLNYLSRISGEMNGRSLASFPAQRASNDYLVKMNEMALDVI